The genomic stretch TATAATATGAAAACAAAAAGAAATATTTTAAAACTAAAAACATATTTATTTATAAGTGTTGTTTTTCTATATACATTATTCAGTGTAAATAGTTTTTCGCAGATTTTAAGTAATAATGCTTTCTTAAAAGGTAATTATGTAGAAGTAGGTATTTCACCTTGTGGAACCTTTGGATCGTCGATTGCACCCCCAAGCGGATATCATCCCAGAGGAAACGGTTATCCGGGCCTTGGTTTTGTTGCCGATCCGGCAAAAGATGGATGGGCTGTTGGTACACCAAATTTCATTGGTGACTATTTTCTTCCTGGTACTCCAGAAGAAGGATGGGGATTAACAGTGAATGGTGTAAATTATAATAACAATCTTATCTGTAGCTCAAATAATATTCCGGGTTCGATAATTAATTATAATATGTCATCAACTGAGGTTTCGGCTACATGGCAAGGTATTGTTGCTGGGTTAAGTATTACAGCAAGAACATATATGCCTTTAAACTCACTTTATTTTATAACAGAAGTTACCATTGTTAACACTTCTGCTTCTACAATAAATAACGTGTACTATATGCGTAATGTTGACCCTGACCAGGAACAACCTTTAACAGGAAATTTTGTTACTAATAATGCAGTGATTTCTCAAAATCCAAATTCATGTAACAGGGCTTTGGCAAGAGCAACAGGTTTAACTTATGGTTCATATCTTGGATTGGGTTCAATTGATTCAAGAGCAAAAGTAACCTATGGTGGTTTTTCAAACAGAAGCGCCTTGGGTATATGGAATGGTACAGGTTTATTCACATCTGGAAGCAATCAGGCTGATCAGGCTATATCGATAGCTTTTAATTTAGGAAACCTTGCACCTAACCAGGTAGTAAAATTTGCTTACGCATATATTTTAAGTGAAGTTGATTTGAATACAGCTCTTGCAGCAACCAATGTTAATTTTAATATAGGTAATGTTAATTATACAACTGGTAGTAACGCTAATATTTGTTCAGGAACAGGTGTTCCAATCACTCTTACAAATACCGGAACATATACAAGTTGGACATGGACTCCAACTACCGGATTAAATACATATACCGGAACAAGTGTAATAGCAAACATTACTTCTCCTACTACATATACTGCTACCGGCTCAGGTACCTGCGGTTCAATTCAAATTTCGATAACTCTTAATCCTGTTGCTGCGCCTGCTGTTGGGAATGCCGGAACAATTACCGGTCCTTCAAAAATAATATTAGGTTCTACAGGAAATAATTATTCAATTCCGGTTGTAAGAGGTGCTACATCATATAACTGGACATTGCCTCCGGGGTCTGTTGTTACTGCTGGTGCCAATACAAATTCAATTACATTTAATGCTTCGAACACTTCATGGTGTGGCGATGTGGTTGTTACTCCAATAAATAATTGTAATACCGGTGGAAGTGCAACAAAAGCTGTATGCCTTGGTAATGAATTATTCACTGGTATAGTAACATCTCCTTTATGTTCAGGACAATCATTAAATGTTACTTATACTGCTAGCGGTATTTTTGCTGCTGGAAATATTTTCACTGTTCAGTTATCAGATGCCACAGGCAACTTTACAACTCCTGTTTCAATTGGATCATTGACATCAACTGCATTGAGTGGAAGTATTCCTGTAACAATCCCAAGTGGTTTAACATCCGGAACTGCATATAGAATAAGAGTTACAGCAAACAGCCCTGTTTTAAATGGTATTGATAACGGAAGTAATATTACTATTAACCCTGTTCCTGTTGTTTTAACAAAAAGTTTCACTACACAACTGGATGCTTCAGGAAATGCGTCAATAGTTGCAAATGATGTTAACAATGGTTCAGGCGATGCATGCGGAATTGCTGCAATTAGTGTATCACCTAATACATTTACATGTGCCAATATCGGAAATAATAATGTTACGTTAACTGTAACTGATGTTAATGGAAATTCAGCTTCTGCAACAGCAGTAGTAACCGTGCAAGATAAAGTTGCTCCTGTAATTACATGTCCCGGTGACCAGACACAGAATGCTACACAAATGAGTGGTGCTTATATCAATGATTTCAGAGGTTTGGTAACTGTTACTGATAATTGTGATAATGCTCCTGTTCTTACACAGTTGCCTATTCACACACCATTAACACAGCTTGGTGTTCCTGTACCTGTTACGATAACAGCTACAGATGCAAGCGGAAATACCAGCAGTTGTACTTTCAATGTAACATTGGTTGATGTTACAGCTCCAACAATTATTTGTGGACCTGATATGAATATCAGCATTGCAAACTCAGATTGTTCATGGATATTATCGGGCATTTCTCCAAGCGCATGGGATATTTATGATCCAAATCCCGTAATAACATTTAATCCTCCATTAGGAACAGTATTCAACGGACCTCAGACAATTGCATTAACATGTACTGCTACCGATCATTCAGGTAATGCATCAAGTTGTACAATGAATATAACATTAAAAGATGTTCAGGCTCCGGCAATATATGGCACATATCCACGCTATGCATCGGTTAATGAAAACTGCCAGGCAGTGCTTGATAATTTTATACCTAGCTTAACGATACATGACGACTGTGATGCAAATCCTTTGGTTACACAAGTACCTCCTGCAGGAACTCTGATATCTTCAAATACTGTTGTTGTGATTACTGCTTCTGATTTATACGGTAATACATCTACAGCACATATCAATGTTAGTTTAAGAGATGAAATCGCTCCAGTAATTGTATGTCCGGCTACTCAGACAATAAATGCTGATGATAAATGTAAAGCTGTACTTCCTGATTACAGGACTTTGGCAACAGTTACCGACAACTGCCAGATAGAATCAATAGAACAAATGCCTGCTCCCGGAACTGTATTGACATACGGTGTACAGAATGTTTTACTTCGAGCTACTGACAAAGAAGACAATCAATCGTTCTGTATGTTTGAAGTAAATATTATGGATGTTACAGCACCTATAGCATTAACGCAAAATATCACTGTAGAGCTTGATAACAGCGGAGCTGCATATATCACACCTTCGATGATAAATAATGGAAGTTATGATGCTTGCGGACCAGTTGCTCTTGCAATTGATAAGAAAGATTTTAGTTGTGCTGATTTAGGCTCTAACACTGTAACATTAACCGTTACTGATTTAAGCGGAAATACAGCATCTGCACCTGCAATTGTAACCGTTGTTGATATTACCAACCCTATAGTATCTACAAAAAATATAATTGTTCAGCTTGACGAAAATGGTAATGCAGCAATAGCTCCGGCTGATGTAAATAATGGTTCTGCAGATGCTTGTGGAATTGTATCAATGAGTGTTATTCCAAATGCTTTCAACTGTAGTAACATTGGCGATAATACTGTTACCCTGACTGCATCTGATGCCAGCGGAAACACTTCTTCAAATACTGCAATAGTAACTATTGAAGATAAAGTTGCACCTTTTGTAATTACCAGGAATGCAACTGTTCAGCTTGATGCTAATGGAACTGCTGCCATTACAGTAGATGATATAAATAATGGAAGCCACGATGCATGCGGTATTGCAAGCGTTGTTGTTGATAAAATGAATTTCGATTGTTCCAATTTAGGCGACAATACTGTTACTTTAACCGTTACTGATGTTAATGGAAATGTAGCTTCTGCAACTGCAATTGTAAGTGTGCAGGATAATATTGCCCCGGTTATTACATGTCCGGCTGATATTACTGTAACTGCTATGAGCAATGATTGCACGCCTAATGTATCATGGGCTAGTGTGATTGCCAGCGATAATTGTACATTCAGCATAAACAGCAATTATAATTCAGGTGATGAATTCCCTGTTGGAACTACTGTTGTTACTTATACTGTAACTGATAAATCGGGAAATGCAGCATCATGTTCATTTAATGTTACTGTAATTCCGGAACCTTTAGTTGCAAGTATTTCAGT from Bacteroidales bacterium encodes the following:
- a CDS encoding HYR domain-containing protein, whose protein sequence is MKTKRNILKLKTYLFISVVFLYTLFSVNSFSQILSNNAFLKGNYVEVGISPCGTFGSSIAPPSGYHPRGNGYPGLGFVADPAKDGWAVGTPNFIGDYFLPGTPEEGWGLTVNGVNYNNNLICSSNNIPGSIINYNMSSTEVSATWQGIVAGLSITARTYMPLNSLYFITEVTIVNTSASTINNVYYMRNVDPDQEQPLTGNFVTNNAVISQNPNSCNRALARATGLTYGSYLGLGSIDSRAKVTYGGFSNRSALGIWNGTGLFTSGSNQADQAISIAFNLGNLAPNQVVKFAYAYILSEVDLNTALAATNVNFNIGNVNYTTGSNANICSGTGVPITLTNTGTYTSWTWTPTTGLNTYTGTSVIANITSPTTYTATGSGTCGSIQISITLNPVAAPAVGNAGTITGPSKIILGSTGNNYSIPVVRGATSYNWTLPPGSVVTAGANTNSITFNASNTSWCGDVVVTPINNCNTGGSATKAVCLGNELFTGIVTSPLCSGQSLNVTYTASGIFAAGNIFTVQLSDATGNFTTPVSIGSLTSTALSGSIPVTIPSGLTSGTAYRIRVTANSPVLNGIDNGSNITINPVPVVLTKSFTTQLDASGNASIVANDVNNGSGDACGIAAISVSPNTFTCANIGNNNVTLTVTDVNGNSASATAVVTVQDKVAPVITCPGDQTQNATQMSGAYINDFRGLVTVTDNCDNAPVLTQLPIHTPLTQLGVPVPVTITATDASGNTSSCTFNVTLVDVTAPTIICGPDMNISIANSDCSWILSGISPSAWDIYDPNPVITFNPPLGTVFNGPQTIALTCTATDHSGNASSCTMNITLKDVQAPAIYGTYPRYASVNENCQAVLDNFIPSLTIHDDCDANPLVTQVPPAGTLISSNTVVVITASDLYGNTSTAHINVSLRDEIAPVIVCPATQTINADDKCKAVLPDYRTLATVTDNCQIESIEQMPAPGTVLTYGVQNVLLRATDKEDNQSFCMFEVNIMDVTAPIALTQNITVELDNSGAAYITPSMINNGSYDACGPVALAIDKKDFSCADLGSNTVTLTVTDLSGNTASAPAIVTVVDITNPIVSTKNIIVQLDENGNAAIAPADVNNGSADACGIVSMSVIPNAFNCSNIGDNTVTLTASDASGNTSSNTAIVTIEDKVAPFVITRNATVQLDANGTAAITVDDINNGSHDACGIASVVVDKMNFDCSNLGDNTVTLTVTDVNGNVASATAIVSVQDNIAPVITCPADITVTAMSNDCTPNVSWASVIASDNCTFSINSNYNSGDEFPVGTTVVTYTVTDKSGNAASCSFNVTVIPEPLVASISVKTFVGGYNVSCNGAKDGEATVTVNGGCLPYTYTWITVPVQTTATATGLGAGNYTVNVTDANGTMISQSITLTEPTVLVANAGANTTVYYGYTPMSCATLNATAGGAVAPYTYMWSTGATTATITVCPNTTTTYILTVKDVNGCVATSQVKVCVIDVRCEKGGNAIITGTGNKVLVCHVPSGNIKKANTICIDPIDVPSHLAHGDALGSCGTMASCVTNGKVDDNYFEEISEEGVSVLVYPNPFDYKTTISFSVPETSNVTLVVYDITGRIVAKLYDGVAENNMSHEMTFDAGNLGEGVYFYKLISQDGDVVTGKMVMNR